In a single window of the Porites lutea chromosome 14, jaPorLute2.1, whole genome shotgun sequence genome:
- the LOC140923850 gene encoding ectonucleotide pyrophosphatase/phosphodiesterase family member 5-like yields the protein MENVTGYLLESLRNRGLLNQVNLIITSDHGMADVNNSRLIQLDHYIPSDWYTLITDPNRADHASNVFIHILPKKGKLNDTYQKLKTVPHLYTYLKEEIPEEFHYRHNRRVMQIFIVAEEEWTITKNKSKIDSHGNHGYSNQFPDMHPFFLTQGPAFKEGFVSEPFENVNIYSLMCHILGIEPAPNNGSLKAVQHLLKEHKHDYTVLIVINVMFVLVLLLMSYGIVSFCVKNHCRIRQYGHIYDLGTSELFDL from the exons ATGGAAAATGTCACTGGATATCTGTTGGAAAGTTTACGAAATCGCGGATTGTTGAATCAG GTAAACCTGATTATCACAAGCGACCATGGCATGGCAGATGTCAACAACTCCCGTCTTATCCAGCTGGATCATTACATTCCATCAGACTGGTATACACTCATCACTGATCCAAACAGGGCAGACCATGCTTCTAATGTGTTTATTCATATTCTACCCAAGAAAGGAAAGTTGAATGACACCTACCAAAAGCTCAAGACTGTTCCACATCTATATACATACCTTAAAGAAGAAATACCTGAAGAGTTTCATTACAGGCATAACCGACGTGTCATGCAGATTTTCATTGTCGCAGAAGAAGAATGGACCATTACAAAAAACAAGTCGAAAATTGACAGTCATGGTAACCATGGCTACAGTAACCAATTCCCTGATATGCACCCCTTTTTTCTTACCCAAGGACCTGCATTCAAAGAAGGTTTTGTTTCAGAACCATTTGAAAATGTGAATATATACTCTCTTATGTGTCATATACTGGGCATTGAACCAGCCCCAAACAATGGTTCTTTAAAAGCAGTGCAGCATCTACTAAAGGAACACAAACACGATTATACAGTATTGATAGTAATCAATGTAATGTTTGTTTTAGTTCTTTTGTTAATGAGTTATGGTATTGTCTCATTTTGTGTCAAAAATCATTGTAGAATAAGGCAATATGGGCATATATATGACTTAGGAACATCAGAATTGTTTGATTTGTAG